The genomic interval CTACCAAAGAACCGAACGAGGCTTTGGCTTGGTACCTTTGATACAGCAGAAGAAGCTGCTTTGGCTTATGATAAAGCAGCTTTTAAGCTCCGTGGTGACTTTGCTAGGCTTAACTTTCCTAACCTGAAACACACAGGTTCATGTGTTGTTGGTGGTGAATTTGGTGAGTATAAGCCTCTTCCTTCTTCTGTTGATGCTAAACTTCAAGCTATTTGTGAAGATTTAGCTCAGATCCAGAAACAAGGGAAGTCAGAGAAGCCAACCAAGAAGAAAACACcctccaaacttgcttccaagCCTGTTTCCACGGTCACTATTCCGTTGGAGGATTCTGTTGATTTGAAGAATGTTTCGGATAACTGTTGTAAAGTTGAAGTTTCGTTTTCGAGTGAAGGTTCTTCACCACTTTCGGATCTTACTTTTGGTGATGTTGGTGAGCCACAGTGGGAAGGTGATTCTGATAATTTCAATTTACTTAAGTACCCTTCTTATGAGATTGATTGGGATTCTCTCTGAATTTGGTTGTGTGTATCatgtaattttttctttttctagtCAAGGATCTCATCTCATGCATTATTATGCTATTATATAGTATATGAGATAATTAGGTTGTAGTTTCTTAGTTTGGTGGCTACTGCAATGGAGTTTTTGACAATTGCAGTGTTACTCTTAGGATTATGATGAGTTGGTAATATCTTTGTATAAACTCTTCTTACCTTAGTTTCACAGCTGGTTTTTTTCTTGCTTGGCTGGGGAGAAGACTCTAGTTATGTATTTTACTGTTTATATTAATAGATGTAATCTACATGCATTTTCATTTTATGGAATCtatattgtattattattattatttacaataTGCTAAAATTAAGATTAAGAGAGCACACCGTGAATTGGGACATTTCATATTACTCATATTGAGATCAACACTAATGAATAAGAGTTAAATAGGCTCTAAGATACATACAAAAATTTCATAAGCAAAATATATGTGTTAAATGACTAATCTAATCACACGATGACAAGATATTTATAAGGTTGAGAGGATGCTAAATTTGTTGAGAGGATG from Cicer arietinum cultivar CDC Frontier isolate Library 1 chromosome 5, Cicar.CDCFrontier_v2.0, whole genome shotgun sequence carries:
- the LOC101513934 gene encoding ethylene-responsive transcription factor RAP2-4, producing the protein MATIMDFYNNTQLYSDPFRGELMEVLEPFIKSSSTNSTPSPSPSSSSSSSSFTPFYTNDCSTSMTQNFIGFAQPSSSCSVLGLNHLTPSQINQIQTQIQHQNFTQQQEQRFSNSLNFLGAKAIPMKHVGNSSKPTKLYRGVRQRHWGKWVAEIRLPKNRTRLWLGTFDTAEEAALAYDKAAFKLRGDFARLNFPNLKHTGSCVVGGEFGEYKPLPSSVDAKLQAICEDLAQIQKQGKSEKPTKKKTPSKLASKPVSTVTIPLEDSVDLKNVSDNCCKVEVSFSSEGSSPLSDLTFGDVGEPQWEGDSDNFNLLKYPSYEIDWDSL